In Sphaerisporangium krabiense, the DNA window CCGAGGCACGGCCGAACCCGATCAGAGCGATCTTCACGGCGCTAACCCGGCGTACCGGACGGGCCGCCTACTCGACGTCGGCGGGAGTGCCGCCCGTGATCCGCACGAGCTCCTCGAACGTGGTCGGGAAGACCGTGTGCGCGTGACCGGCGGCGGCCCACACCACCGGGTGCTTGGCGAGCCAGGTGTCCACCAGCGTGCGGATCGGCGCCGGGTGCCCGACCGGGGCGACGCCGCCGATGGTCTGCCCGGTCGCCGCCTTCACGAACTCCGGGGTGGCCCTCTTGACCTTGGAGACGCCCACCAGATGGGCGATCAGGCCCGTGTCCACCCGGTGCGCCCCGCTGGTCAGCACCAGCAGAGGCTCGCCGCCGGCGTCGAAGATCAGGCTGTTGGCGATGGCCCCGACCTCACAGCCGAGCTGGGCGGCGGCGGTCACGGCGGTGGGCGCGGCGTCCTCCAGCACGACCACCTCGCCGGCCGCGCCGGCCTCCCGCAGGGCGGCGGTCACCTTCTGAACGCTCGGATGCAACTTTTCTGGCACCGGACCACTCTAAGCATGTTGACCCGCCTGAGCCATTGATTACATCTCCGTGACTCACGGTGGGGACGCTTGATCCTTGCGCTAATGTCCGTGATCCGTACATGGCGTTACCGAAGGGGAGTTTTGACATGGGGGTTGGTAGGCGGCTCGCCGCCGCGGCGGTGCTGACCGCGGGAGCCGTGCTCGTCTCGGGGCTCGTCTCGGGGCTCGGGACGGGAGTCCACTACGCGGCGCCGGCAGGGGGAGCCGGCGCCCGGGGTACGACGGTCGCGATCCACGCGACGCCGGTCGGCCGCGAGGTCGCGATCGCGCCGTTCACGGCGCCGAACGTCCGGTTGAGGATCGGCGCCAAGGGCGCCGCCGTCAAGCAGTTGCAGACCCGGCTGCGGGAACTCGGGTACGCGCCCGGCAAGCTCGACGCGCAGTACGGAGGCGCCACGCAGTCCGCCGTCTGGGCGTTCCAGAAGGTCCAGGGCATCACGCCCACGAGCACGATCACCTCGCGCACCTGGCGGGCGCTGGAGGATCCCAAGGCGCCGCGGGTGCTCGTGCCGCGGGGCAAGCCCGACCGGGTCGAGGTCGACCTCACCCGGCAGATCGCCGTCCTGTACCGGGCCGGGCAGGTGAGGCTGATCACCCACGTCTCCTCCGGCAGCGGCATCCCCTACTGCGAGACGGCGACCTGGCAGGGCAAGACGCAGAAGTTCTGCGGGGACGCCAGGACCCCGACCGGCGACTACAAGACCACGTGGCGGCGCTCGGGCTGGCACAAGTCCTACCTCGGGCAGCTCTACAACCCGATCTTCTTCAACGGCGGCATCGCGCTGCACGGCGCGCTGTCGGTGCCGCTCTATCCCGCCTCCCACGGCTGCGTGCGCCTGCCGATGCACGTCGCGCAGGCTCTGCCGGCGATGCTCGGCACCGGGGTGCCCGTCCACGTGAGGGGCAAGTTCCGGCGCTGATCGAACGGCTCCGTTCGAAGGCCGCGCGCGTCTCGACGCCGCGGCCTTCGTCGTGTCCGGCCCCCGAACCGGCCCCCGAACCGGCGCCGCCCGGCCCCCGGTCTCCGGCCGTCACCCGGCGCCACGTGCGGCTTCACGTCAGGGACCCGCGCTCGGGCGCAGGTTGACGCCATGATCGAACCTTTGTTCGTGAGATGCTTGACATCGCCCATCATCGAATTTATGTTCGACACAGTGGGGGCGGGACTCGCGGCCTGCCCTCACCCTCCGGCGGGCCGCCGTCCATGGCGGCGGCCCCGCCGGCGAGACGCGCGACGGCCGGACGGGGAGAGGGGAAGCTCCTCGTCCGGCCCCAGGCGGCGAGCCGGGTCGAGGAAGCGAGGGACGAGCCTGCCACGTGACCACTACCAGCGGGCCATCGGAATTGTCGGTGGCATCTGCGACGGTGTTATCACCGGCGGTCACCGCCGAGGCCATGACCCAAGGAGGGTTGGCATGACTCGACAGTCCGGAGAAGGTCCCCGGGTCTCCCAGACGGTGCGCGCGCATCTCGCCGACGCGCACGCGTGCCTGGCCGACGCCGCGGCGTCCCGCACCCCCGCCGAGCGGTACGTCTCCGCCCACCTCGCGGCGTTGCGCGCGGCGGCCGCGATCCTCGCGGCCCTCCCGCGGCCCATGGACGGGCGAAGACGCCGGCTGCGCAGCGCGTGGGAGTTGTTACCCGAGGCCGAGCCCAAGCTGGCGCAGTGGGCGGCCTACTTCGCCGAGACGGCGCGCAAGCGGGCCATGGCCGAGGCCGGCATGGTGCGCGTGGTGACGGCCCCGGAGTCCGACGAGCTGCTGGCCGAGGCCCACACCTTCGTGGCCGTCGTCGAGGACATCCTCGGCGTCCCCGGCCAGGCCACCATCCCGGTGAACGCCCCGATCGCCGGCTGACCCACCCTCTGAGCCCCCGCCCGGCCACGGCAGCCGGCGCGTCATCGGCTCACACCCGCCCGCCCCCGGGCCGCCGATCCCACCGCTCGCCCGCAGCGGGCGAACAGCCGCCCGAAACGCGATCCGCCGGCATCTCACCAGGCCGACGCGCGACCTACCGGCGCCTCATCCGGCCGACACGGGACCACCAGCGCTTCGCTCGGCCGACGCGCGACCCGCCGGCGTCTCATCCGGCCGATACGGGACCTACCAGCGTTCGCTCGGCCGATGCGCGACCTGTCGGCCTCGTCCCAGCCGTCCCCGAGTTCGCGTCTCACAGTGGTGCGCCGTGGTGGTGGGCGTGCGGGAGTCGTGTGCGGGAGGGATCGCCCCGTGATCCTCGCCGCACACGACCGTGCGCGTCTTGCGAGGGACGTGACCGGAACGCCCAGGGCGTGTCCGGACGGCCCCGCCCAGGATGGCGACCGGATCGGTCCTGCTCACATCGCCGATCGATCGGTCCTGGTCATGCCGGTGACCGGACGGCCGCATGCGAGACGACGGCCGGACGGTCGTGGGGAACGACGGTCGTCAGAACGCGTCGACCGCGCGGCGCGCCTCCGCGTCCAGCACGCCCCAGGTGATGAGCTCTTCGGTCAGCTCGTTCGGCGACTTGTCGTAGATGACCGCGAGCGAGCGCAGATCTTCCTGACGGATCGACAGCACCTTGCCGTTGTAGTCGCCACGCTGGCTCTGGATGGTGGCCGCGTAACGGGCGAGGGCCCCGGCCTTCTCCTTGGGCAGCTGGGCGAGGCGCTCCAGGTCGATCACCAGCTTGGGCGTAGGGCCAAGAGGGGCCGGAGCGGAGCCTCCGGGCAGCAGCTCGGAGACCGGCACACCGTAGAAGTCGGCGAGCTCGGCGAGCTTCTGCACGGTCACGGCACGGTCGCCGCGCTCGTAAGAGCCGACGACGACGGCTTTCCACCTGCCGCGCGACTTCTCTTCGACCCCGTGCAGTGATAGCCCCTGCTGGGTGCGGATGGCGCGGAGTCGCGCGCCCAGCGACTTGGCGTAGTCAGACGGCATTGTTAGGCCCCCGGCTTTCTATGAACGTTCTCACTTATTGTGCGCCTCGCGACGGTTGTGGCGGCGCTCGGGTCTGGGACCCGGGGCAGGCACCATCGGTGACCGGAGCGTCGCGGTTTACCCGAATACGTCGCGAGGTGTGGTTACGGACAGTGACGGTAAAGGTGTGGGCGTGATTGGTCAAGCTGATTGGAAAAATGATGCCGAATCCTGTCCGGTCGGGTGCTGATCTGCGCGGCCGCGAACGTCGCTCCGGTCCCTTCCGTCTCCGTCTCCCGCCCGTTCACGGAACGTCCGCATACGCCCCGCGTCCCGTCCGATAAGGCACCCCCGCGCGCCGGGGCGAAACCCCGGCGCGCCCACGCGGCGGGAGCGGCGACCGTTCCCCCGCAGGTCAGCGGAAGGGTATCCGCCCAGGTTGGGTGGGGCGAACCGGTTCGGGGCGTTCTCGGGCGGGCTGCTAACGTGAGTGCACCAGTTCCTTTAACCCCGTCCTGTGAGGCGGGAAAGGCGGTGACCTCCATGAACGGCGCCCGAAATCAGGCGCACGACGACGCTCACGCCGGAGTCCGCGACCACGACGCCGGTCACGACGGCGGCAGGGAAAACGACGCGCGGGCACAGGCCCCGGCGCGCGACGAGACCTCCCCGCGCGACGGCGAGCGCGCGGTCCTGGAGGCCCCGGACATCAACCGGGCCCTCACCCGCATCGCCCACGAGATCCTCGAACGCGCCAGGGGCCCGGAGAACCTTCTCCTGCTCGGCATCCCCACCCGCGGCACGTTCCTCGCGCGCCGGCTCGCCGACCGCATCGAGCAGGTCGAGGGCCGCCCGGTGGCCTTCGGCTCCCTCGACGTCACCATGTACCGCGACGACCTGCGGCTCAGGCCCGCGCGGGCGCTCGGCCGCACCGACCTCCCCAAAGAGGGGGTCGACGGCCGCATCGTGGTCCTGGTCGATGACGTCCTCTTCTCCGGCCGCACCGTGCGCGCGGCGCTCGACGCGCTGAACGACCTCGGCCGTCCGCGGGCGGTCCGGCTGGCGGTGCTGGTCGACCGCGGCCACCGCGAGCTGCCCATCCGCGCCGACTACGTCGGCAAGAACCTCCCGACCTCCCGCGCCGAGACGGTGCGGGTGTGCCTCACCGAGACCGACCGGCGGGACGCCGTCCTGCTGAGGGGAGGCCAGCGATGAAGCGCCATCTCCTTTCCACCGCCGACCTGTCGCGCGAGGACGCCCTGCTGATCCTCGACACCGCGGAGGAGCTCGCCGAGGTCTCGGGCCGTTCGATCAAGAAGCTGCCGACCCTGCGCGGGCGCACGGTGGTGAACCTCTTCTTCGAGGACTCCACGCGCACCCGCATCTCCTTCGAGGCCGCCGCCAAGCGCCTGTCCGCCGACGTCATCAACTTCTCGGCCAAGGGGTCCAGCGTGTCCAAGGGCGAGAGCCTGAAGGACACGGCGCTCACCCTGCAGGCGATGGGCGCCGACGCCGTGGTGGTGCGGCACGGCGCCTCCGGCGCGCCGCACCGCCTGGCCGCCTGGGTGGACGGCAGCGTGGTCAACGCCGGCGACGGCACCCACGAGCACCCGACGCAGGCGCTGCTCGACGCGTTCACCATGCGCCGCCGCCTCGGCGACCTGGACGGCCGCCGGGTCACGATCGTCGGGGACGTCCTGCACAGCCGGGTGGCGCGCTCCAACGTCCACCTGCTGCACACCCTCGGCGCCGAGGTCACCCTCGTGGCCCCGCCCACGCTGCTGCCGGTGTCCATGGGCGACTGGCCGTGCGAGGTCTCCTACGACTTCGACGCGGTGCTGCCCAAGTCCGACGCGGTGATGATGCTGCGCGTCCAGCACGAGCGCATGAACGCCTCCTACTTCCCGTCCGCGCGCGAGTACAGCCGCCGCTACGGCCTGGACCCCGAGCGGATGGCGCGCATGCCCGTGGGCGCGATCGTGATGCACCCCGGCCCGATGAACCGCGGCATGGAGATCGCCGCGGAGGTCGCCGACGGCGAGCGCTCCACGATCGTCGAGCAGGTCACCAACGGCGTGACCGTCCGCATGGCCGTGCTGTACCTGCTTCTGTCCGGCTCCGAGCCCGCGATCGGGGGAAACCAGTGACCTACCTTCTCAGGGGCGCCCGCGTTCTCGGGGGCGACCCGCGCGACGTGCTGCTCAAGGACGGCCGCATCGCCGAGATCGGCGATCCCGGCCGGCTGGACGCGGCGGGCGCGACGGTCGTCGACGCCGGCGGGCTGGTCGCGCTGCCCGGCCTGGTCGACCTGCACACCCACCTGCGCGAGCCGGGCCGCGAGGACGCCGAGACCGTCGAGTCGGGCACCGCGGCCGCCGCGCTCGGCGGGTTCACCGCCGTGCACGCGATGGCCAACACCTCGCCGGTCGCCGACACCGCGGGCGTGGTGGAGCAGGTCTGGCGGCTCGGCCAGGAGGCCGGCCACTGCGACGTGCGGCCGGTCGGCGCGGTGACCGCGGGCCTGGCGGGCCGCCAGCTCGCCGAGCTCGGCGCGATGGCCGACAGCGCGGCCCGCGTGCGGGTCTTCTCCGACGACGGCGTGTGCGTCTCGGACGCGGTGCTCATGCGGCGCGCCCTGGAGTACGTCAAGGCGTTCGACGGCGTGGTGGCCCAGCACGCGCAGGAGCCCCGCCTGACCGAGGGCGCGCAGATGAACGAGGGCGCGGTGTCGGGCCGTCTCGGCCTGACCGGCTGGCCCGCCGTCGCCGAGGAGGCGATCATCGCGCGCGACTGCCTGCTGGCCGCGCACGTCGGCTCCCGCCTGCACGTCTGCCACGTCTCCACGGCCGGCTCCGTCGAGATCATCCGCTGGGCCAAGTCGAAGGGCTGGGACGTCACCGCCGAGGTGACCCCGCACCACCTGCTGCTCACCGACGCGCGCGCCGAGTCCTCGCCGGCCGGCCCCTACAACCCCATCTACAAGGTGAACCCGCCGCTGCGCACCGACGACGACGTCCGGGCGCTGCGGCTGGCGCTGGCCGACGGCACGATCGACTGCGTGGCCACCGACCACGCCCCCCACCCGGTCGAGGACAAGGAGACCGAGTGGCCGGCGGCGGCCATGGGCATGATCGGCCTGGAGACCGCGCTGTCCGTCGTCCAGGAGGCGATGGTCGAGACCGGGCTGCTGGACTGGGCCGGCGTCGCCGACCGCATGTCCGCCCGCCCCGCCCGCATCGGCCGGCTGTCCGGCCACGGCGGGCCGCTGGAGGCGGGGGCCACCGCCAACCTCACCTTGGTGGACCCCGCCGCGCGCCGGGACGTCGACCCGGGCGCGTTCGCCTCCAAGAGCCGCAACACGCCCTATGTGGGCATGACGCTGCCGGGCGCGGTCGTCGCGACGTTCCTGCGCGGCCGCCCCACCGTCCTCGAAGGGAAACTGACGTGACGACCCCCGTGACCCGTCCCGTCCACGTCGAAGGGAAGACCAGGTGACGCGCCCC includes these proteins:
- a CDS encoding aspartate carbamoyltransferase catalytic subunit, whose amino-acid sequence is MKRHLLSTADLSREDALLILDTAEELAEVSGRSIKKLPTLRGRTVVNLFFEDSTRTRISFEAAAKRLSADVINFSAKGSSVSKGESLKDTALTLQAMGADAVVVRHGASGAPHRLAAWVDGSVVNAGDGTHEHPTQALLDAFTMRRRLGDLDGRRVTIVGDVLHSRVARSNVHLLHTLGAEVTLVAPPTLLPVSMGDWPCEVSYDFDAVLPKSDAVMMLRVQHERMNASYFPSAREYSRRYGLDPERMARMPVGAIVMHPGPMNRGMEIAAEVADGERSTIVEQVTNGVTVRMAVLYLLLSGSEPAIGGNQ
- a CDS encoding SAV_6107 family HEPN domain-containing protein — encoded protein: MTRQSGEGPRVSQTVRAHLADAHACLADAAASRTPAERYVSAHLAALRAAAAILAALPRPMDGRRRRLRSAWELLPEAEPKLAQWAAYFAETARKRAMAEAGMVRVVTAPESDELLAEAHTFVAVVEDILGVPGQATIPVNAPIAG
- a CDS encoding L,D-transpeptidase family protein; translated protein: MGVGRRLAAAAVLTAGAVLVSGLVSGLGTGVHYAAPAGGAGARGTTVAIHATPVGREVAIAPFTAPNVRLRIGAKGAAVKQLQTRLRELGYAPGKLDAQYGGATQSAVWAFQKVQGITPTSTITSRTWRALEDPKAPRVLVPRGKPDRVEVDLTRQIAVLYRAGQVRLITHVSSGSGIPYCETATWQGKTQKFCGDARTPTGDYKTTWRRSGWHKSYLGQLYNPIFFNGGIALHGALSVPLYPASHGCVRLPMHVAQALPAMLGTGVPVHVRGKFRR
- the pyrR gene encoding bifunctional pyr operon transcriptional regulator/uracil phosphoribosyltransferase PyrR; protein product: MNGARNQAHDDAHAGVRDHDAGHDGGRENDARAQAPARDETSPRDGERAVLEAPDINRALTRIAHEILERARGPENLLLLGIPTRGTFLARRLADRIEQVEGRPVAFGSLDVTMYRDDLRLRPARALGRTDLPKEGVDGRIVVLVDDVLFSGRTVRAALDALNDLGRPRAVRLAVLVDRGHRELPIRADYVGKNLPTSRAETVRVCLTETDRRDAVLLRGGQR
- a CDS encoding dihydroorotase, whose protein sequence is MTYLLRGARVLGGDPRDVLLKDGRIAEIGDPGRLDAAGATVVDAGGLVALPGLVDLHTHLREPGREDAETVESGTAAAALGGFTAVHAMANTSPVADTAGVVEQVWRLGQEAGHCDVRPVGAVTAGLAGRQLAELGAMADSAARVRVFSDDGVCVSDAVLMRRALEYVKAFDGVVAQHAQEPRLTEGAQMNEGAVSGRLGLTGWPAVAEEAIIARDCLLAAHVGSRLHVCHVSTAGSVEIIRWAKSKGWDVTAEVTPHHLLLTDARAESSPAGPYNPIYKVNPPLRTDDDVRALRLALADGTIDCVATDHAPHPVEDKETEWPAAAMGMIGLETALSVVQEAMVETGLLDWAGVADRMSARPARIGRLSGHGGPLEAGATANLTLVDPAARRDVDPGAFASKSRNTPYVGMTLPGAVVATFLRGRPTVLEGKLT
- the bldD gene encoding transcriptional regulator BldD, with the translated sequence MPSDYAKSLGARLRAIRTQQGLSLHGVEEKSRGRWKAVVVGSYERGDRAVTVQKLAELADFYGVPVSELLPGGSAPAPLGPTPKLVIDLERLAQLPKEKAGALARYAATIQSQRGDYNGKVLSIRQEDLRSLAVIYDKSPNELTEELITWGVLDAEARRAVDAF
- a CDS encoding YbaK/EbsC family protein produces the protein MPEKLHPSVQKVTAALREAGAAGEVVVLEDAAPTAVTAAAQLGCEVGAIANSLIFDAGGEPLLVLTSGAHRVDTGLIAHLVGVSKVKRATPEFVKAATGQTIGGVAPVGHPAPIRTLVDTWLAKHPVVWAAAGHAHTVFPTTFEELVRITGGTPADVE